CTATGCCACGGACGGCTTTGGCAATACCTACAATGACCTGCTGGCGCTGCTGGACGCAGGGCCGGACTTTGGCGGCATCGGGTTCAATGGGCCGCTGCCCGCTGGCAACTACACCTTCTGGATCCAGGAGGGCTCAGACCAGATCACGTACAATATCGACTTCGTCACCTCCCCGGTGCCGGAGCCAGGCAGCGCACTGCTGCTGGGCACGGCGGGGCTGTGGCTGCTGCGCAGGCGCAGACGGTAGATGGGTTTGCAAAGCAGGGCGGCAGCGGCTAAGGCGGGCGGCACATGATTCGGAATCTATTGTTCGACTGGTCCGGGACGCTGGTGGATGACCTGCCGGGAGTGATCTCCGCCGTGAATGGCATGCTGCGCACCGCCGGTGCGGCGGAGCTGACGCGGGAGGAATTCCGTGCGCGCTTCCGCCTGCCCTACACCGAATTCTTTGCCGAGGTGCTGCCAGACGTGCCGCTGCAGCGCCTGCAGCAGCTCTACCTGGAGCACTTCACCCACGCGCATGAGGACCTGCACCTGCTGCCGCATGCGCTGGAGTTCATCCAGTACGCCGCCGCCACCGGCCGCCGCATGGTGGTGCTGAGCAGCGCCCCGCTGGAGCACGTGACCGCCCAGGCCCAGGCGCTGGGTGTGCGGGATGCCTTTGAGCTGCTGCGCTGCGGTGTGGTGGACAAGCGGGAGGAAATCCACGGCCTGCTGGCAGACCTGGACATGGCCCCGGAGGAGACCGCCTTCATCGGCGACATGCGCCATGACATCGATGCCGGACGCGCCGCCGGGGTGGTGAGCATCGCCACCTGCACG
The sequence above is drawn from the Prosthecobacter vanneervenii genome and encodes:
- a CDS encoding NUDIX domain-containing protein, whose product is MIRNLLFDWSGTLVDDLPGVISAVNGMLRTAGAAELTREEFRARFRLPYTEFFAEVLPDVPLQRLQQLYLEHFTHAHEDLHLLPHALEFIQYAAATGRRMVVLSSAPLEHVTAQAQALGVRDAFELLRCGVVDKREEIHGLLADLDMAPEETAFIGDMRHDIDAGRAAGVVSIATCTGYETAAQLLTSGPDMLVPDLSRLPALLGGLGAADKAYPVATVGALILNEAGELLLIRTHKWSHRWGIPGGKIKRGETCEEALIREIQEETALTLKDIAFVMVQDCIEPPEFQRSAHFLLLNYIARCTEAQPQVVLNEEAQAFRWVPLAEALEMDLNIPTRVLIDECVRKGLLGKAQ